TTCCGGTTGCCGAAGGATCGGTATCATCATTGAGTCCATTGCAGTTTTCATCGATGGAGTTGGCATCGCAGATTTCCTGCGCACCGGGACGAATCGAACTATTGTCATCGTTGCAATCTGTATTGTTAGGTGCATAGCCGGCAGGAGGTGAGCAGTACACTGTTCCAGGATCGGCCGGAGAGCCATAACCGTCATTGTCAGCATCCAGGTAATAGGTTAATTGCCCCGTGGCAGAAGGGTCAGCACTGTCTGAAAGCCCATTGCAATCTTCATCCACCTGATTGGCATCACAGACCTCTGTAGCAGAGGGATTGACTGCACTATTGGCATCATTACAATCGGAATGATTGGTGACTTTGCCCGAAGGTTGATCACAAAATAAATTTCCGGCATCAGCTATATCACCGAAGCCATCTAGGTCAATATCACTGTAGTAAGTTGATTTACCTGTTGCGCCGGCATCTGTATCATCAGCCACACCGTTACAGTTTTCATCAATGTTATTTGCATCGCAGATTTCTGTTGCTGCGGGGTTAATAGCTGCATTGGCATCATTGCAATCATCGTGGGTTGTTACGTATCCGGCTTGAGGAGAACAGAAAAGTGTTCCGGAACCGTTCATCGTGCCATACCCATCCTGATCAGCATCTGCATAATAGGCGAGAACACCTGTGGCAGAAGGATCGGAGGCATCAGCAAGTCCGTCACAATCCTCATCCACGAGGTTCCCATCGCAAATTTCTGAAGCAGATGGATTGATGGCCGCGCTGGCATCATTACAATCTGTGTGAGAAGTGGTTGTCCATGCGGGTGGGTTACAATAAGATGTGCCGGCACCTGCAGCCGTGCCAAAGCCATCATGGTCGGCATCGGCATAATACACTGATTGGCCGGTTACAGAAGGATCCGCATCATCGGCGTATCCGTCACAGTCTTCATCAATATCATTGGCGTCACAAATTTCCTGCGCATTCGGGCGAATGGCGCTGTTTGCATCATTGCAGTCTGTTTTATTGGTGACATACCATGCAGGCGGATTGCAATACAAGGTGCCGCTTGCCGTAACAGCGCCGTAACCATCATGATCAGTATCTGCGTAATAAATAGTTTTCCCTAAAGTTGAATTATCGGCATCATCGGATAAGCCATCACAGTCTTCATCTACATCATTGGCATCGCAAATTTCCTGTGCCAGCGGATTGATGGCCACATTGTTATCGTTGCAATCAAGATTATTGGTGACAAGTCCGACAGGGGCAGAACAGTAAATCGTACCGGCATCGGAAGAAGAACCGTACGTGTCATAATCTGCATCAGCATAATACCTCGTAGTGCAGCCTGGTACCGACAAGCTTATTTTGCTTCCCACCCTGTAAATTTTTATACCGGTAAGTGTGATGGGACCACCATTGTAAGTAAATGTTCCCTGTTGAACAACATTTCCATTGTTCTTTCTGACCGTCCACGTAACAACCTGCCCCACCTGCGGCTTAAACTGCTGTAGCCTTCTGAATGTGATATTGGTAGTACAGGAGTCGTATTGATTAGCCATCAATACTCCGCCGGCATACATATCCTTCACAAAGCAGGTGATATCGTAGTTGGTGCTGATATCTACGATACCTTCATTGTTCCAGTCAAGGTAGCCGTTGAGGGCACCAATCATGTC
Above is a genomic segment from Chitinophagales bacterium containing:
- a CDS encoding putative metal-binding motif-containing protein — protein: MIRFLPRYSRFAFIISFLILSLPAKAYLVTELQATYSNGQVFLTWKNPAATNLRYNVYRSTTPLNASNINSSTYLGYVRDNSAKNTRKSQLYGSTYYFKINASAPPLASDRGLYVATSTDAGSYYYAVMVVNLSTGEEDKSAINASNSLAVPVSEMVANPQPVLQLQGTETDGTQRFEYAMWGNNQNTSHFPAFNNAGSYAHNFTVFKIGNSTNKSIYVLFKDDSPFNTNGIYLCNDCNVLKIDDRLPNGVDSYWSGWNENYDMYSTTNPVATTGDVHMYTQVRLKETFEWVRKNIAADSNKLYVTGISHNGFGALLTSEMWPNLVAATYANKAPIIVKPINNSPREQQWSDNSTNPNSDYIDPNTGIVVPLWKLFDFGHMNYVNRINGLPYMSGINGKQDVTVGWIQKYFWYDSVEYYNQGGAWYWDNRTHTGTGETFTDTEVTPDYERFSLAHSYPAFSYCSINQNPGNGTPSNGDMIGALNGYLDWNNEGIVDISTNYDITCFVKDMYAGGVLMANQYDSCTTNITFRRLQQFKPQVGQVVTWTVRKNNGNVVQQGTFTYNGGPITLTGIKIYRVGSKISLSVPGCTTRYYADADYDTYGSSSDAGTIYCSAPVGLVTNNLDCNDNNVAINPLAQEICDANDVDEDCDGLSDDADNSTLGKTIYYADTDHDGYGAVTASGTLYCNPPAWYVTNKTDCNDANSAIRPNAQEICDANDIDEDCDGYADDADPSVTGQSVYYADADHDGFGTAAGAGTSYCNPPAWTTTSHTDCNDASAAINPSASEICDGNLVDEDCDGLADASDPSATGVLAYYADADQDGYGTMNGSGTLFCSPQAGYVTTHDDCNDANAAINPAATEICDANNIDENCNGVADDTDAGATGKSTYYSDIDLDGFGDIADAGNLFCDQPSGKVTNHSDCNDANSAVNPSATEVCDANQVDEDCNGLSDSADPSATGQLTYYLDADNDGYGSPADPGTVYCSPPAGYAPNNTDCNDDNSSIRPGAQEICDANSIDENCNGLNDDTDPSATG